The region AGTTTTTTTAAAAATAGCTTTCCAATATATCTTGCAGTAAAAGAAACTAGTTTTCTAAATATATTTAATCCTCCATCACTGCCGCCTTTTATGAATCTACTTGGAACTACTATATCTGCACCATTATTTATTTCATCTAACATATTTTTAAGTACTTCAGGTGGATGCTGTAAATCACCATCCATAACAGAAATTATATCTCCACGTGCAACTTTAAAGCCGTAAATTACAGCAGAAGAAAGTCCCCTTTTATTTTCTCTATGCTTTAATATCACATTCTTATACTTTAAAGTTAAATCCTTTATTATATTTGTAGTTTCATCATTACTATCATCAACAAATATAATTTCATGTTCACTACTACCAAGTGCTTTTTCTATTCTTAAAACTAGCTCGGACA is a window of Clostridium pasteurianum DNA encoding:
- a CDS encoding polyprenol monophosphomannose synthase yields the protein MLSIVIPVYNEKDNVSELVLRIEKALGSSEHEIIFVDDSNDETTNIIKDLTLKYKNVILKHRENKRGLSSAVIYGFKVARGDIISVMDGDLQHPPEVLKNMLDEINNGADIVVPSRFIKGGSDGGLNIFRKLVSFTARYIGKLFLKKLRKVSDPTGGLFMVRRYVIENRDLRPIGWKILIEILVMGNYKNFVEIPYSFKSRSLGSSKLTIAIQLQYLKQIVSLIVRSRKCNIK